The genome window CACTTAGAATTGGCTCCCCGGGCCGGATTCGAACCAGCGACCCGACGGTTAACAGCCGTCTGCTCTACCGACTGAGCTACCGGGGAGCGCTCAGAGCGCGATCGGAACTATCCTTGGTATCCGTCCGCGCACGCGAAATCAAGATTCACCTGCGCCGTGTCCATTCTCCCTGATTGACGGCGTGAATCAATGAGACGTAGGCGGGGTCGCGGGGGCGGGGCCGCCGAGCGCCTTATCCTGGATCGATGCCATCGTGCGCACCGTCTCGACGATCACGCGCGCCGGCAGCACTCCGGCAAGGCCGGAGAACAGCGGATCCGATGACGCCGCGGAGTTGGCCTCGATCATGCCCCACAGGGCGAAGCGTAGGCCTGCGCTGACGAAGACCGGAGCGCCGCTCGAAAATCCCGGCGCGGTACCGCCATCGAGCAGCGCAAGTTCCTGTACGCCTGCGCCGATGACTTCGGTCTCCGCCGGAAGCGGTACCGACACATGGCCGAAGCGCGCCAGCGCCTCGAAGCGTTTGTTAGTGACACCGACGGTCGCGGCGGTGAGATAGTAGAGTTGCGCACCGGTTTCCGGCCGCGCGTAAGGATCGTCGGCGCCCATCACCGAGCTCAACGCAATCGGCGCAATGCTCGCGTTTTCGGGACTGAACGGCACCGCGGCGACGTCGGCCTTGGCGTTACGCGGATCGAGAATCCATTTGCTTTCGGGCGGCAATTCTTCTTCGCGCATCGCGCCGGTGCGCTTGTCCTCGACGCTCAGCCTGAGGCCGTAGCGTGCGTGGCCATTCTCGTCGAGCAAATTGTGATGGGTAGTCACGAGGTAAACGAACGATCGTCCCGGCGCCGATTGGCTCGGCACTGCGATGAAAAACGCAGTCCCGACCTGCACCGTTCGTGAGCCCTCGTGTGCGACGATTCCGGCGACATTGCGCAGCGTCTGCGTGCCGATTTCAGCCGCGTTCGAGAGTGCGGGCGCTACGGCAATTGCAAGAACAGACGAAAGAAAAGCCGCGCGACAAAAGCGGCGCACGGCGCTGCGTACTTGTGAACCACCAGATGTTTTCAACACGGCAGAGCAGCATAGCAGCGGCGGCATCGCCGCGTAAGTCAGCCGCCGCGCGCGATCGCGCTCAGCGGCGCAGCAGGTTGCGCGCCACGACCCAACGATGAACCTCGGTCGGGCCGTCATAGATCCGCATGTTGCGCACCATCCCCGCCATCAGTTGCAGCGGCAGTTCCTTGGTCATGCCCATCGCACCGAAGGTCTGCATCGCATGATCGATGATTTCCCACGCCATCTCGGTGCCAAAGACTTTGATCATCGAGATTTCGCTGCGCACGTCGCGGCCCTGATCGATCTTCCATGCGGCGTCGTAGGTCATCAGCCGGCAAGCGTGAATCTTCGTCGCGGCGTCTGCTATCCACCACTGGATCGCCTGGCGCTCCGAGAGTGGCGCGCCGAAGGTGCGGCGCTGCGGCGCGTACTCGAGCATCATTTCGAGCGAGCGCTGCGAAAGCCCAATGCACCACGAGGCCATCTGCACGCGCCGCGTCGATAGCCGCAGCTGCATCGGCGCGAAGCCCTGCCCCTGCTTGCCAAGCAGGTTCGCATGCGGCACGCGGCAATCCTCGAGCGCGATCTCGTAGGTGAAGGCGCCGCCAATCATCGGGATCCGCCGCACCACGTTGAATCCCGGCGTGCCCTTATCGACAAGGAACGCGGAGATTCCGCCGCGTGAGCCTTCGACGCGATCCGTCACCGCCATCAGGATCGTAAAGTCGGCTTCGGCTGCGCGGCTGACCCAGATTTTGCGGCCGTTGATGATCCACTCGTCGCCCTGCCTCACCGCTCGCGTCGTCATCGCGGCGGGATCGGCGCCTGCGCCGGGCTCCGAGATTCCGATCGCCGAGATCGTCCTGCCGCTGACGTAAGGCGCGAGATAGCGCTTGCGCTGATCCTCGTTGACGGTCGCGCTCAGCATTCGCAGGTTCGGCGAATCGGGCGGCAACACGTACGGCGTCACGGTGCGGCCGATTTCTTCTTCGACACCGATCATCGCGGTCGAAGGGAGATCGGATCCGCCGACATCAGCGGGAGCATCGAGCCCCCAGAGCCCGAGCTCACGCGACCGGGCGTCGAGCGGTTCGCGCTCTTCGTCCGTCAGCTTGGCGCCTTCGCCGTTCGCCTCGCGGACGAGCACTGCCGGCTCGAGCGGCAGCAGATCGTCGCGCACGAAGCGCGCAACGAGATCCTTGAGCATCTGATGTTCTTCACTCAGCCCGAATTCCATGGCGTAGCCTCACGGCGCTCGAATTTGAGCGACACCTTTCCAGATTCCGGCGCGGAAACAAAGTCGGTGAAAACAGCAATGGCGCGGGTCTCGCCCGCGCCATCGTCAAAGAGCTGAAATGTTGACTAGTTGTTTACCAGCGATCGCCACGATCGCCGCCGCGGCCGCCGCGCTCACCTCCGCCGTAGCCCCCTCCACCGCCGCGTCTGCGATCGCCGCCACCGCCGCCGCCGCGAGGACCGCCGGTGCTGCGCGCCTCGTCGATCTTGATCTTGCGGCCCTTGAGATCTTGGTCGTTGAGTTTCTCGATCGCTCCCGCCGCTTCGGTTGGATCGGCCATCTCGACAAAGCCAAACCCGCGCGACTGACCGGAGAACTTGTCAGACACTACGACCGCGCTTTCGACTTTACCCGCCTGGGCAAAAAAATCGGCGAGATCCTGCTGCGTAACTGAGTAGGCAAGATTGCCTACGTACAATTTCGTGGGCATCGAGGTCCTCCTTCAAACATCAGCCAGGAAGCGTCCAAACAGGAGACCCCGCTGCCGGAAAAGTAGCTTGGATCTTCGAGAAAGGCGGCGTCCGAGCGATTACGCGATCGAGACTAACGGCGCTGCATAGTGGTGTAAAGTCGCAGGCACACCGCCGCATTTGCTGTTTCGCCATACTGCGCAATTCTCTGTTTCGGTGCGCACGCGACAGTACTAATTCGGTTGCGACTCTGCATGACGATGAGGAGGTGGGTCCGCGTTGCGTTGTACCTCAACGTCAACCGGAAAGCCGTCGAGCGTGGATGGAACTTTGCTGCTCACTTCGTCGAGGTGATCGGGGCTGTCCACCTCAACCGCGAGCACCACTTCGCCGCGATCGTTGATTACGGTCGCGACACCGCGGACGTGCGGCATCTTCATCAACTCCGCCAGATGCTCCTGACGCACTTGTGCGATTTGCTGCGCGTCGGCGGCGTAGGGATTCTGATCGTCGTCGTACTGTGCCCACGCGGCTCGTGCGCCGATGACTCCGATCGCCAGCACTGCGAAGAGCGCGTACTTCACAGGAAATTTATCGCGCCGAAAGCAGCGTCAACTCAAGCGGGAGGGCGGGCGAGGGCCCATGAAATTAGACCCTCGCCCCTGGCGGACAGAGGAGCGGTTAGTTGAGAACGATCGGCTGTAACGCTCGATCGACCTGGGCCTGCGTGACCGGCTCGCCGTTCTGAATCTTCGCGATCAGCTTGTCGATGTCGTAGCTGCGATAGGCAAACGGCAGATGATTCTTGCTGCCCTGCGCTGCGGCCTGGGCTTCGCCCGAAGCATTCGCCAGCATCGCGAGGTCTTCCTGAGCCTGATACGAACTCGCTATTGGGGCGCGTCCCAAACCGACCGGACCTGCGAGCGCGGGAAGCGCGAGACCGAGAACAAAAGCCGCCGAAGCGGTGATCGAAATGATTGATTTCATAGCACTGATCTCCTTGCGGATGTTCTATGCATTCATTGATTCTGCAATTGAGATGCCGCCGCGAAGTCCACAGATACATTGAGGAATGCTTTTTTCACGAGGCGGCATCGACTATTCATTGCACGCCATGGACTCCGCCGCGCCGACCAACTCATCCGCGCCAAGGCGCACAATCACCTCCAACGAAGCAGCGCATACGCTGCTGGCGAGCTTTCTCGGCTGGATGCTCGATGCGTTCGACTTTTTCATTCTCGTCTTCGTGCTGCCGAGCGTCGCAAAGGATTTTCACCGCTCGATTCCTGACCTCGCATTCACGATCACGGCGACGCTCGCGATGCGTCCGGTCGGGGCGCTGATCTTCGGTTGGGTCGCGGATCGCTACGGCCGCCGCATCCCGCTGATGGTCGACGTCATCTTCTATTCAATCGTCGAAGTGTTGAGCGGGCTCGCGCCGAGCTACGGATGGTTCCTGTTTCTGCGCGCGCTGTACGGCATCGGGATGGGCGGCGAATGGGGCGTTGGCGCATCGCTCGCGATGGAAGCGGTGTCGCCGCGGATGCGCGGATTCTTCTCGGGCCTTTTGCAGGAAGGCTACGCGGCGGGATACCTGCTCGCGGCGGCCGCGTTCAATTTCGTCTTTCCGCACTTCGGATGGCGGGCGATGTTTTTTCTGGGCGGCGCTCCGGCGCTGCTGACGATTTATATTCGCACCAAAGTGCCGGAGTCGGAGGCGTGGGAACGCACGCGCCCTGACATGCAGCAGATCAAGTCGGCGATCGGCTCCAATCTGAAGCTTTTCCTTTACATGATCGTGCTGATGACGATGATGAACCTCGTCTCGCACGGCACCCAGGACATCTACCCGACGTTTCTCAAAATTCAGCGCGGACTCGACACGCATGGCATCGCGAAGATGGCGATCATTTACAACATCGGCGCGATTATCGGCGGCCTCGTGTTCGGCTACCTGTCAGATCGAATCGGACGCAAGCGCGCAATGATGACGGCCGTCATCGGCGGCGCGCTGATCGTGCCGTTCTGGATTTTCCCCAAGTCGCTCGCGATGCTGACGCTCGGCGCCTTCATTATGCAGTTCATGGTGCAGGGCGCATGGGGCGTAATTCCGGCGCATCTGACGGAGATGTCGCCCCCGGAGGTGCGCGGCCTCTTCTCGGGCCTCGCCTACCAGATGGGCGTGCTGCTCGCCGCCAACGCCGCGTTCGTCGAGGCGCTGCTCGCGGAGCGCATCGGCTACTCAGTCGCGCTTGCGCTTGTCGGCGCCACGGTCATGATCGGCGCCGCAGTGGTCGTATCATTCGGCAGTGAGCGGCCCGGCCGCGATCTTCACCTCGCAGCCGCCGACGACTGATCTACTCCGCGATTCGCAAGGGCCGGCAGATTACGCCGCACCTGTTCCATCATCTCCTCGTCAGAGATCGAGGTAGTGCGTCCGTCAGCGTATTGCGCATCGACCCACTCGGCGATCTTCAGCACCTCGGCGGATTTCTTATCGACCTGGCGATCGCGTCCAAGTCCCAGGAACGAGTTGATCCACCATGCGATTCCAGCCGTGCCTGACGTTTTGTCGACCGCTACGCGCGGCGGACGGCGCAGGATCTTAGCCGTATCGAACACGTTGTAGATTTCCTCGTCCTTGAGCAGACCGTCGGCGTGAATACCGGCGCGCGTCACGTTGAAATCGCGTCCCACGAACGGATAATTCGCGGGAATTCGGTAGCCGATTTGATTCTCGAAGTACTCGGCGATCTCGCTGATGACCGACAGATCCATTCCGTTCGGGTCGCCCTTGAGCGACACGTAATCCATCACGAGTCCTTCGAGCGGAGGATTGCCGGTGCGCTCGCCATAACCGAGCAGTGTGCCGTTGGCGTACGTGCATCCGTAAAGCCACGCCGCCGTCGCGTTGGCGAGCACCTTGTGAAAATCGTTGTGCCCGTGCCATTCGAGGCACTCCGGCGGCACGCCGCATTCGCGCCTGAGCCCGAGAATCAGCTTCGGCACGCTGCGCGGAATCGCGACGCCAGGATACGGCACGCCGAAGCCGAGCGTATCGCAGACGCGAATCTTGATCGGAATTTTGCTCGCCGCGCTGAGCTCCATCAGCTTCGACACGAACGGCACGACGAAGCCGTAAAAGTCAGCCCGCGTCGCATCCTCGAGATGGCAGCGAATGCGAATCCCGGCGTCGAGCGCGGCCTGCACAATACCGAGGTAATCCTCGAGCGCCTGGCGCCGCGTGCGCTTGAGCTTCAGGAAGATGTGATAGTCGGAAGCCGAAGTCAGGATTCCGGTCTCGGCCAGGCCCATTTCTTTCACGAGCTTGAAGTCGGCCTTGACCGCGCGAATCCATCCCGTGACTTCGGGGAACTCGAAGCCCAGCTCCTGGCATCGCCGCACCGCCTCGCGATCGACGTTGGAATAGAGAAAGAACTCCGATTGCCGGATGATGCCGCGCGGGCCGCCGAGCCGATGCAGCATCGCGTACATCGCCACGATTTGCTCGACGGAATAAGGCGGCCGCGCCTGTTGGCCGTCGCGAAAGGTGGTGTCGGTGATAAGAAACTCGGGCGCCGGGTCGGGCTGCTCGACGACGCCGTCGAAAACGATCTTAGGCACCGCGTCGTAAGGAAAAACGTCGCGCAAAAGGTTGGGCTCGGCGACGTCGACAAGCTCGTGACGCCCCGCAATCTGGTTCGGGTTCGCTGAATCACTCATGAAACTGCTCCTCGCTCGAAGTGGCGATGCACTTTCCGAAATATCCCGCTAATCAACATATGTCAAGTTACATGAAGAGATCTGAATGTTGAAATTCGGATTAAGAACGGATTGCGCCAACAAGTCCCGGACGGACTTCGATCGTGGGACAGAAAACCTCGCGCCTGCCGATAGAGCGGCAGGCGCGAGCTTTTACGCGATGCTGATTAGAAAAGTATCTTCTTTCCGAGCAGCAGGAGCGGGAAAATGCCGCCGCTCGAGCCGGGCGGCGGCGCGACGGCGCCGTATTCGAAAGCGCCCGCCGAACAGGATTTGGGATGAATCGGGGCGGGGCGGCCGTAGCCGCGCTGATCAGTGGTTACGCGAATCGGAATCGGAGTGGACGTCTGCGCCAAGCATTGGTTGGCGGGTACGAACTCAGCCGCCGCGCTCGAGGCGCTGAGCGCGATCGTGAGCGTCGGTCCGCCATGGTTTCCAAGCCCGGTCGGATCCAGTCCGGGATCGGTATTGCTAACGCTGCCAGGCCCCATCGGACACGACGCGTCGCTATAGATATTATAGCCCTGATCGTTGTAGCGGCTGGGCGGAAACGGGACATAGCAACTCACCCCGCCGGATACGATGTTGCCGCGGAGGATCGTGGCGGTGAACTGTGCCTGGTTATTGTAAGTATAAAATGTATGCGCGCCATTATTCGCGAATGTGCTGAAGGCAGCGTCCACGATCCCGTTGGTATTCGAGAATGCTCCACCATTTGAAGCGCTCAGGCCGTTTCCAGAAAACGTGCTGTTAAGGATGGTCACCTCGGCGTCGCCACCGGAACTTCCATCATTGACGATCGCGGGACCGCTGTTAGCGGTGAAGGTGCTGCCAACGATGTTAGTAGTCACTGTTCCGAAATTAAAGATCGCATTACCATTGCCGGAGAACGTACAATTACTCACTTGCCCGGCGCCGCGACTGTGGTTGAATGCGACTTGCTGATTATTGCCGAACAGTGAGTCAGTGATCGTCGTGGCTCCGATAGCACCGCCTTGAACTGCCACTTTATTGCCGGTGAATGTGCTGTTCTTGATCGTGAGCGCACTCCCGTTCTCATTCACCGCGACACCTTTGTTGTTGACGAAGTTGCCCTGGTCGATCGTAGTCTGCGAGATTGGCGGCCCCGGCGGCCCGATCGTAAGAGACCTCGAATCGACAACAGCGGAGTTCAGATTGCCATTTCCAGTGAATGTCGAGTTCGTTATCGCAATGACGGTATTGGTACCCGCAATTACCGAACCGCCAAAGTTGGTAAAACTGCAGTTGCTGATCGTTACATGGAGGGGATCAACGGAAAGCGCGAACAGGGCGTTTGCCGGGCCTCCAGAAAATCCAATGTTGCTGAGCGTCAAGCCTTTGAACCGTGCGGGGAGCGTCAGCGAAACAGCCTCGAGCATATCCGCCGGAATACTGCTGGCACTCACGTTGATGCCATTTGGAGTCGGACCTTCGATCGTGAGCGTGCCATTCACAAGTCTGGGCAGCTCGCTCGTGAGCACGATCGTCTGACCCGCGACCGACGGCGAGAATTTGATCGTGTTGTTGTCGCCGCCCCGTGTAGCACAGGATGCTCCGGGTGAGGGGTTGCCTTGCGACGCATTGATCGCGTCGCGCAGGGTGCAGTGCCCGCTACTCGTCGTATCCGAGACCGTATTGACTTCGTAGTCCGTCGCCGACGCAATGCCAGCGAGAGCGAACATCAAGACTGCCGACATTGCGGCGATCCCAAATCGCGTCAACGTGACCATCTGAACCGTCCTTTCAATTTGTGGCGTATCGCGAGACCGGTGGGCCAACTTTCGCCTTTAATTGGCCGAAGCATGCATAGCGCGGTTTACCCACCCTTTTCCACTGTTTCAGCATGAGCCTTGCAGCATGAGCCTTGCGATGTGTCCGCTCCGAGGCTCGGGGCTTTCGTTTGGACGCTGGATGCGCTAAACGAGCGGTTAGTTGGAGCGCCATCCAACGGAGGTGAATCCCCATGAAATTTGGCATTTTCTATGAGATCTCAGTGCCGCGGCCGTGGGGACCGGAGACCGAGCGCACCGTCTATGACAACTGCCTCGAGCAGGTCGCATTGGCGGACGAGCTCGGCTTCGATCAAGTCTGGGCCGTCGAGCATCACTTTCTCGAAGAGTATTCGCACTGCTCCGCGCCCGAGCTGTTCCTGACCGCCTGCGCGATGCGCACCAAGAAGATGCGCGTCGGGCATGGAATCGTGGTCTGCGTGCCGGAGTTCAATCATCCGATCAAAATTGCAGAGCGCACCGCCGTGCTCGACATCCTGTCGCACGGCCGCCTCGAGGTCGGCACCGGACGCTCCGCGACCTGGACCGAGCTCGGAGGCTTCCGCGCCAATCCCGACGAGACCAAGAAAACCTGGGACGAGTTCGTGCACTGTCTGCCCAAGATGTGGACGCAGGAGCGCTTCTCCTACCAGGGCCGCTCGTGGTCGATGCCGACGCGCACCATCGTGCCGAAGCCCTATCAGAAGCCGCATCCGCCGATGTGGGTTGCGGTCACCAGCCCGGGCACCGAAATCGATGCTGCCGAGCGGGGGATGGGCAGCCTCGGCCTGACCTTCGGCGGATTCGCCGAGCAGGAAGAGAAGGTCAAGCGCTATCGCAAAATTATCAAGAGCTGCGAGCCGGTCGGCTCGTTCGTCAACGAATCGGTATCGACGGTTAACTTCCTGTATTGCCACGAGGACGATGCCGAAGGGGTGAAGGTCGGCAAGCGCATGACCGGCGTTTTCAACTATCTCGCCGCGCAGCTGCTCGCCGCGCGCGAGGCTTATCCGACCAAGTCGTATCCGTCGCTTGGATTGCTGCCCTCGCTGCGGCGCGACGTGTCGAGCCCCGGTGACGAGTCGGGCGCGCCCGAAGGAATCGCGATGGGCAACCCGGCGCGTATCACGCGCGAGCTCAAGAAGTGGGAGGCGGTCGGCGTCGATCGCGTTAACTTCCTGTTGAATGCGCTCGAGACCGTGCCGCAGGAAAAGGTGCTCGCGAGCCTGCGCCTGTTCGCCAAGGAAGTCATGCCGCACTTTCAGTCGAGCGATGCCGCCTCGGCGGCCGCGGGAGGTCGTTGATGCCACCGCGGTTTGGATCGTTGGATTTGAATAAGTGGGCGAAGTTCGCCAGCGTGATCGACGGCTACAAGACTGACGCACTGACGCTCAAGGGCGCGCACATCCTCGAGCTGCATATCGAGATCGACGACGACCCGGCGGATGCGTTGATCCCCAAGACGATGCATCCGTCGATTCCGGCTTACGCGGTGTTCAACTTCGTATCGTATCCGGAGAGCCCCTGCGGTCCGTTCGCGGTCGCCGAGGTTCGCGTCGCTGGCCGCACCGGCGTGCGTCCGCGCAGCTTCGTGCTGTCGAGTATCTGCAACAACGAAGAAGCGGCGAAGGCGCTCGCGAGCCGCTGGGGATATCCGACGCAGGTCGGCGACGTCAAGCTCGATTTGCGTCACGATCGAATCGTCGGCAAGGCCAGTCTCGGTGGCAAGCCGGTGCTCGAATGTGAACTGCTCGATCGCGACGCGATCTCGGGCGGCGACATCCAGTACATCGCGAGCATGCATCTCGCACGCAATAAGCAGGACGACCAGCTCGTGCTGGTGCAGGTCGATCCTGAGTACGCTTTCAGCAGGGCCGAGCGCGGCAAGCCACGCGTGGGCCTGCTCGATATGGACGCGTTCCACGTCGGAGCGTGCCTAAGGCTCGCGAATCCGATCTCGGCGTGCTACGCGGTCGCCGACGTGACGCTGCCGAAGATCAGATACATCTGCAATCCGGAGCTGCCGGCGATGCAGGGCACGACCAAAGTCGCCGCCTAGCCGAGCGATGATAGCTAATGTGAAAGCCGCGCCCCGCAAGGGCGCGGCTTTTTCTTGGTCATGACGTCACTCGAAGTTAGCGCCAGTGGGCGCCGCATCGGGACCTCACGCTCGCCTGATTTCTGACCGGGCGATGAGTTCCTTGACTGCAATTTGAGGGGCTCCGTATAGTGGCGGCAGATGGGCCCCTTGCCTTGATTTCCGGGCCTCTTGCTCCGACCGAACTCTTGCGCTGGTTGTCAGATGAAACGACGTGAAGAAATGACCTTCTGGGAACGGCTCTACCTGCCGGAGATTCTCAAGGGTCTTGCGATCACCAACTACCACTTCGCCCGCAACCTCATGCTCCATACCGCGCATATGTTCGGCCTCGCCAAGAGCAGAAGGGCGACTACCACCGTCCAGTATCCCGAAGAGCGCAAGCATTATCCCGATACCTATCGCGGCAGCCATCGCCTGACCCTGCGCCCCGACAGCTCCGTGCGATGCACCGCGTGCTTTCTCTGCGCGACGGCGTGCCCCGCGCAGTGCATCTATATCGAAGCGGGCGAGGCGCCCGATCCGCACGTCGAGAAGTACCCGCTGCGCTACGAGATCGACACCCTGCGATGCATCTACTGCGGGCTCTGCGTCGAGGCCTGCCCCTGCGACGCGATCCGCATGGACACCTACGTGCATCCGCGCATCTGGGGATTCGATCGCAAGGACTTCGTCGAGACCAAGGAAACCCTCATGCATCGGTCGCACGTCCTCGCCGACAAAGGCCGCGAGGGCAACATGGACGAGCTCCAGGCCTGGTACAAGGAACAGGACGCGCAGGTTTACAATCCGCTTCGCCCCGAGCTCAAGACCTACACCGAGCGCGACCGCCCAAGCCATATGCTCGAAGCGCCGGAGCTGACCGAGATGCCCGCGATCGATCGCCACCAGGCGCGCAACGGAAAGTAATCGTTCATGACGCGGGTGACCATTGGGCTGTGCCTGGCGTCGCTCGTCGTCCTGTTTATCGCGTATGCGAAGGGCGTCGGCGTCATCCACGGCGGCAATGTGATGGGCCACGTGTATTGGGCGACGGGTGCGTTGACCCTGGTGGCGCTCGCGATTTTTATCGCGATCGCGCATCTCGCCCGCGCCGAGCGGATGATTCGTGAGTTGCGCGAGCTATGCGCTCGCAACGGCATCGACTACGGCGAAGACTAGGCTATAGTTTGAACTTCGGGCCGGCTTTGGCCCGCAGAGGTTGCCAGATGACCCAGATAGAAGCTGCCCGCAAGGGCGTCATCACCCAGCAGATGCTCGAAGTTGCCGAGGACGAAGGCCTCAGCCCCGAGGAGATTCGCGATCTGGTCGCAAGCGGCGAAGTCGTCATCCCGCACAATATTCATCACGACTTCCGCGCCATCGGCATCGGCCGTCGGCTGCGCACCAAGGTCAACGCCAACATCGGCGCGTCGAATTTCCATCAGCTCGTCGGCGAAGAAGTAGAAAAACTCTACACGGCGGTTCGTTACGGCGCCGACTCGGTGATGGACCTCTCGACCGGCACCGACCTCGACAAGATTCGCGTCGAGATTCTCTCGCGCTGCTCCGTGATCCTCGGCACCGTGCCGATTTATCAGCTCGCCTCCGAGCGCTCGATCATGGAAATGGACGCGGAGCACTTCCTCGAAGTCATCGAGCGCCAGGCGCGCCAGGGCGTCGACTACATGACGCTGCATTGCGGCGTCACGCGCGACAGCGTCGCCAAACTGCGCGGCCATCAGCGCATCGAAGGCATCGTATCGCGCGGCGGCGCGGTTCTGGCGGCATGGATCGAGCGCACCGGCCAGGAGAATCCGCTCTATTCACATTACGACGAGGTCTGCAAAATCCTGCGCGAGCATGACGTGACGATCTCGCTCGGCGACGGGCTGCGTCCCGGCGCCACGGGCGACGCCACCGATCGCGGCCAGATCGCGGAGCTGCTCGTGCTCGGCGAACTCACCGAGCGCGCCCGCGCCGCGGGCGTCCAGGTGATGATCGAAGGTCCGGGGCATGTGCCGCTCGAT of Candidatus Binataceae bacterium contains these proteins:
- a CDS encoding acyl-CoA dehydrogenase, with protein sequence MEFGLSEEHQMLKDLVARFVRDDLLPLEPAVLVREANGEGAKLTDEEREPLDARSRELGLWGLDAPADVGGSDLPSTAMIGVEEEIGRTVTPYVLPPDSPNLRMLSATVNEDQRKRYLAPYVSGRTISAIGISEPGAGADPAAMTTRAVRQGDEWIINGRKIWVSRAAEADFTILMAVTDRVEGSRGGISAFLVDKGTPGFNVVRRIPMIGGAFTYEIALEDCRVPHANLLGKQGQGFAPMQLRLSTRRVQMASWCIGLSQRSLEMMLEYAPQRRTFGAPLSERQAIQWWIADAATKIHACRLMTYDAAWKIDQGRDVRSEISMIKVFGTEMAWEIIDHAMQTFGAMGMTKELPLQLMAGMVRNMRIYDGPTEVHRWVVARNLLRR
- a CDS encoding MFS transporter — its product is MDSAAPTNSSAPRRTITSNEAAHTLLASFLGWMLDAFDFFILVFVLPSVAKDFHRSIPDLAFTITATLAMRPVGALIFGWVADRYGRRIPLMVDVIFYSIVEVLSGLAPSYGWFLFLRALYGIGMGGEWGVGASLAMEAVSPRMRGFFSGLLQEGYAAGYLLAAAAFNFVFPHFGWRAMFFLGGAPALLTIYIRTKVPESEAWERTRPDMQQIKSAIGSNLKLFLYMIVLMTMMNLVSHGTQDIYPTFLKIQRGLDTHGIAKMAIIYNIGAIIGGLVFGYLSDRIGRKRAMMTAVIGGALIVPFWIFPKSLAMLTLGAFIMQFMVQGAWGVIPAHLTEMSPPEVRGLFSGLAYQMGVLLAANAAFVEALLAERIGYSVALALVGATVMIGAAVVVSFGSERPGRDLHLAAADD
- a CDS encoding right-handed parallel beta-helix repeat-containing protein codes for the protein MSAVLMFALAGIASATDYEVNTVSDTTSSGHCTLRDAINASQGNPSPGASCATRGGDNNTIKFSPSVAGQTIVLTSELPRLVNGTLTIEGPTPNGINVSASSIPADMLEAVSLTLPARFKGLTLSNIGFSGGPANALFALSVDPLHVTISNCSFTNFGGSVIAGTNTVIAITNSTFTGNGNLNSAVVDSRSLTIGPPGPPISQTTIDQGNFVNNKGVAVNENGSALTIKNSTFTGNKVAVQGGAIGATTITDSLFGNNQQVAFNHSRGAGQVSNCTFSGNGNAIFNFGTVTTNIVGSTFTANSGPAIVNDGSSGGDAEVTILNSTFSGNGLSASNGGAFSNTNGIVDAAFSTFANNGAHTFYTYNNQAQFTATILRGNIVSGGVSCYVPFPPSRYNDQGYNIYSDASCPMGPGSVSNTDPGLDPTGLGNHGGPTLTIALSASSAAAEFVPANQCLAQTSTPIPIRVTTDQRGYGRPAPIHPKSCSAGAFEYGAVAPPPGSSGGIFPLLLLGKKILF
- a CDS encoding LLM class flavin-dependent oxidoreductase, producing MKFGIFYEISVPRPWGPETERTVYDNCLEQVALADELGFDQVWAVEHHFLEEYSHCSAPELFLTACAMRTKKMRVGHGIVVCVPEFNHPIKIAERTAVLDILSHGRLEVGTGRSATWTELGGFRANPDETKKTWDEFVHCLPKMWTQERFSYQGRSWSMPTRTIVPKPYQKPHPPMWVAVTSPGTEIDAAERGMGSLGLTFGGFAEQEEKVKRYRKIIKSCEPVGSFVNESVSTVNFLYCHEDDAEGVKVGKRMTGVFNYLAAQLLAAREAYPTKSYPSLGLLPSLRRDVSSPGDESGAPEGIAMGNPARITRELKKWEAVGVDRVNFLLNALETVPQEKVLASLRLFAKEVMPHFQSSDAASAAAGGR
- a CDS encoding acetoacetate decarboxylase family protein → MPPRFGSLDLNKWAKFASVIDGYKTDALTLKGAHILELHIEIDDDPADALIPKTMHPSIPAYAVFNFVSYPESPCGPFAVAEVRVAGRTGVRPRSFVLSSICNNEEAAKALASRWGYPTQVGDVKLDLRHDRIVGKASLGGKPVLECELLDRDAISGGDIQYIASMHLARNKQDDQLVLVQVDPEYAFSRAERGKPRVGLLDMDAFHVGACLRLANPISACYAVADVTLPKIRYICNPELPAMQGTTKVAA
- a CDS encoding NADH-quinone oxidoreductase subunit I; this translates as MKRREEMTFWERLYLPEILKGLAITNYHFARNLMLHTAHMFGLAKSRRATTTVQYPEERKHYPDTYRGSHRLTLRPDSSVRCTACFLCATACPAQCIYIEAGEAPDPHVEKYPLRYEIDTLRCIYCGLCVEACPCDAIRMDTYVHPRIWGFDRKDFVETKETLMHRSHVLADKGREGNMDELQAWYKEQDAQVYNPLRPELKTYTERDRPSHMLEAPELTEMPAIDRHQARNGK
- the thiC gene encoding phosphomethylpyrimidine synthase ThiC; translated protein: MTQIEAARKGVITQQMLEVAEDEGLSPEEIRDLVASGEVVIPHNIHHDFRAIGIGRRLRTKVNANIGASNFHQLVGEEVEKLYTAVRYGADSVMDLSTGTDLDKIRVEILSRCSVILGTVPIYQLASERSIMEMDAEHFLEVIERQARQGVDYMTLHCGVTRDSVAKLRGHQRIEGIVSRGGAVLAAWIERTGQENPLYSHYDEVCKILREHDVTISLGDGLRPGATGDATDRGQIAELLVLGELTERARAAGVQVMIEGPGHVPLDQIEANVKLEKRVCGGAPFYVLGPLTCDVAPGYDHITGAIGGAIASAAGTDFLCYVTPAEHLRLPDINDVRDGVIATRIAAHSGDLVKGVRAAKVWNDQMSRYRKALNWEGMYAMAMDPDRARSYKEESEAAGSNVCSMCGSLCSINIDNAAIKFTKRRALAEAEAHAAG